A window of Drosophila gunungcola strain Sukarami chromosome 3L unlocalized genomic scaffold, Dgunungcola_SK_2 000009F, whole genome shotgun sequence genomic DNA:
GCCCTCGGCGAGGCAATGGCTCGCCAGGAGGCGAAGCACGGCCAGGTGCAGGCGAACCGCATCTTCTACCTGGCCCTGCCGCCGGTCGTCTTCGACCAAGTGACCCTCAACGCCAGCCGCAAGTGCACCTCCTCCTCGGGCTGGACTAGGATCGTGGTGGAGAAGCCCTTTGGGCGGGACGACGTCTCCTACCGCGCCTTCCAGACCTCGCTGTGCAACAGCTTCCGGGAGTCGCAGATCTACCTGATGGACCACCTGCTCAGTCGCCAGGTGATGCAGAACTTCTTCGCGCTGCGCTACTCGAACCACCTGTGGGGCGAGACCCTGAACCACCGCCACGTGGCGGCGGTGATGATCTCGGTGAAGAGCGAGCTGTCGGTGTCGGCGGGACGCGCGGACTACTTCAACCACTTCGGCATCATCCGCGACCTGATGACCAACCACATGGTGCAGGTGCTGGCCATGCTGACCATGGACCAGCCGTACGCGAACACCGCCGACGACCTGCGTGCCGAGCGGCTGAAGGTCCTGCGCCAGGTGCTGACCCCCACCATGGCGGACGTGGTACTGGCCCAGTACCGCAACAACGGGCGCGAGGCGGACCCGGCCAAGTGCGGCTTCACGGAGCACAGCTACGTGCCGAAGGACTCCTTCACGCCCACCTTCGCCCTGGTGGTGCTGCGCATCAACAACCGCCGCTGGACCGGCGTGCCCTTCATCCTGCGGGCCGGCCAGGCCCTGAACGACACCAAGTCGGAGGTGCGCATCCAGTACAAGCCGGCGGACTGCGACGTCTTCCACGGCGAAAGCGCGGACGCGCGCAACGAACTCGTCCTGCGATCCTCGCCCACGGAGGAGCTCTTCATGCGCGTGCGCCTAAAGCGGCACGGCGAGGATCTCTGCCTGCGCGAAAGCGAGATCAACCTGCGTGTGGACGAACGTCGTGGACCCAGGGGCGTCGATGGCTATTGCGGCTCCCTGCTCAACGTCATCCAGGGCGACCAGACCCTCTTCATGCGCACCGACGAGCAGTGCGAGATCTGGCGCATATTTTCCCCCATCCTTAGCTCAATCGAATTCGACCGCCCCCGGCCGCTGCACTACGATTTCGGGTCCCGGGGACCGCTGCAGGCCTACCGCCAGGCGGAGCGTGCCGGCTTCGTCTTCTTCGCCTCGGACGAGTGGCACCAGAGCGAGGCGACGCTGGAGTACACGCTCAAGCGGAGCAAACAGCTCATCGGACCCCACACCGCACTCAGGCCGGTCCGGGAGCCCCGCTCGAAGCTCAGCTCCAAGTCTTAGGGCTGAAAGTGGGCTAATGAAATCTAGAGcgaaagttttttaattaagcaaGTGCTGAATGCAGAACTGCACCAGCTGGCCACCGCTTCACCTTGACCGCCCCACTAGCCTAGCCCTTTACTTAACAACACTTTTCCTCCAGTTCGGTGTTCTTGTGCACTGCACTTGCTGGCAATGTTTCTGGGTAGGATGTTGCCCCGGGGGTGTAGCAACACGCATGGCTTGGCCATTGTCCATTGGACTAAGGATTGCACGGAGCTGGTAAACAACAGCAGCCCTTGAATTCCCTAGGAAAGTTATGTCTTCTAATAATTGTACTTAGAACCCTTTGTCATgcgtaataaaatttgaaaatgtagttgaaaaaaatatataaaaagttcttCCTCCTATTTAGTTCTAGCTTTTcacagttaatttttttttaatattattaaagattattttcGAAAGACAACGTTAAGTTTTTAGTGGACTTTTGAAGTGATTTCAAAATCCAAGTGGTTTCTGTGTGCAAGTCcatataacaaatataaaaagaaacgaAGAATAAATTTTATAGGCGCTAAATCAAATTAAGCTAAACTTTAAAAGGTTGGGATAGTGGAAGCGGACACCTCAATAAAAAGCGTTAGAATTTGCAGCTCTTTatgatttaatgaaaaaaaaaaagttctttaaatGCCCGATTTGCTAATATACCGAACTGTTTTTAGTTCCGACATCCTTGTTTATTTAGTGGTTCTCTTGCCAGGCAGTTGGTCAGTTGCTGCTAAACTGGCCAGTTCCTCGCTTCGGGAAAAGTTTCCAATAACTATAGAGCAGTTGATGAAAAAAGTACACATATAAAAGTATACCCAAAGAGGAAGAGAAGAGTTCGCACTAGTGGGGAAAGTTACTTTGATTTCTTGAGCGCAACTTTGGCTAAGAAACTTTGAACTGCTCAATCACCAGACTTTGACTTCTTGTTTACCCCGTAAACTTTACTGCGGTCACtcgctgatgatgatgatgataccGCGCTGATTCAGCGAGTATTCGAATGTAAATTGGCTGCGGAAATGTCTTCCGAGGAACACAGTCTAATAAGGTAATGCACTAAGGGGCTAAACGGCATTGTTATCTTTGGCATACGTTAGCGTAAAAGATATTCGGGCCACGAAATCGGGGAGAAATTTCCCTCTTCCTTGTTGATTTTCCATGGCCTTTGTTGCTCTGTGCTGGTGCCGCCCACGCATATGCTTTGTGCTATTTTCCTTTCTCTCCGCTTGTTTTCCTCGCTTTTTGCTGGCTCCGCTTCCTTCGGCAGCgaaaaagccaaataaaaagatttttctcCCCGGAAAGACTCCGACGCTGCGTCTGGGCCatgaaaatcattaaaaacaatattgtcGCTTTCAATTGGGATTGCCTccgcaatttatttattttatttgccttcCTCCTGCCGTTGGCGTTTCTTTCATGTGGGACTTCTGCCATTTTGCTTGGCTGTTTGTGATTGCCTATTTAATTTCCCATAAACATAATAAGGGAAAGGCGTCGTTAACCGATTAAATAATTTGGGTAAAAAAGATACCTGAATCACCGCAGGTGCAATCTCAACCGGATTAGATATGCGTACGCCGCGATGAGCGTAACCCAAGCCGTACCTAATCGACCCTAGCCAAAACTC
This region includes:
- the LOC128259659 gene encoding glucose-6-phosphate 1-dehydrogenase: MLPIDPHNEMAYSFVVFGASGVLAKQKLFPALWALYRDHRLPQGFKIFTFCRSHLQTKTLRLQVLPYMDLDKSRDPKKYNLFWTNVHCVQGEYDRPEHYVALGEAMARQEAKHGQVQANRIFYLALPPVVFDQVTLNASRKCTSSSGWTRIVVEKPFGRDDVSYRAFQTSLCNSFRESQIYLMDHLLSRQVMQNFFALRYSNHLWGETLNHRHVAAVMISVKSELSVSAGRADYFNHFGIIRDLMTNHMVQVLAMLTMDQPYANTADDLRAERLKVLRQVLTPTMADVVLAQYRNNGREADPAKCGFTEHSYVPKDSFTPTFALVVLRINNRRWTGVPFILRAGQALNDTKSEVRIQYKPADCDVFHGESADARNELVLRSSPTEELFMRVRLKRHGEDLCLRESEINLRVDERRGPRGVDGYCGSLLNVIQGDQTLFMRTDEQCEIWRIFSPILSSIEFDRPRPLHYDFGSRGPLQAYRQAERAGFVFFASDEWHQSEATLEYTLKRSKQLIGPHTALRPVREPRSKLSSKS